One stretch of Pseudomonas fluorescens Q2-87 DNA includes these proteins:
- the pqqA gene encoding pyrroloquinoline quinone precursor peptide PqqA, translated as MWTKPAYTDLRIGFEVTMYFANR; from the coding sequence ATGTGGACTAAACCCGCGTACACCGACCTGCGTATTGGCTTTGAAGTGACGATGTACTTCGCCAACCGATGA
- the exaC gene encoding acetaldehyde dehydrogenase ExaC: protein MIYAQPGTPGAVVSFKPRYGNFIGGEFVAPVDGEYFTNTSPVNGEVIAQFPRSNAADIDKALDAAHAAADAWGKTSVQDRSLVLLKIADRIEQHLEVLAVSETWDNGKAVRETLNADVPLSADHFRYFAGCIRAQEGGAAEINELTTAYHFHEPLGVVGQIIPWNFPLLMAAWKLAPALAAGNCIVLKPAEQTPLSITVFIELIADLLPPGVLNIVHGFGREAGEALATSKRIAKIAFTGSTPVGSHIMKCAAENIIPSTVELGGKSPNIFFEDIMQAEPAFIEKAAEGLVLAFFNQGEVCTCPSRALVQESIYAPFMAEVMKKIAKIKRGNPLDTETMVGAQASQQQYDKILSYLEIAREEGAELLTGGAAEHLDGDLSSGYYIQPTLLKGHNKMRVFQEEIFGPVVGVTTFKDEAEALAIANDTEFGLGAGLWTRDINRAYRMGRAIKAGRVWTNCYHLYPAHAAFGGYKKSGVGRETHKMMLDHYQQTKNLLVSYDINPLGFF from the coding sequence ATGATCTACGCACAACCCGGAACCCCAGGCGCCGTCGTTTCTTTCAAACCACGCTATGGCAATTTCATCGGCGGCGAATTTGTCGCGCCGGTCGACGGCGAGTATTTCACCAACACGTCCCCGGTCAATGGCGAAGTCATCGCCCAATTCCCGCGCTCCAATGCCGCCGACATCGACAAGGCCCTGGATGCCGCCCATGCCGCTGCCGACGCCTGGGGCAAGACCTCGGTGCAGGACCGCTCCCTGGTGCTGCTGAAAATTGCCGACCGTATCGAGCAGCACCTGGAAGTGCTCGCCGTCAGCGAGACCTGGGATAACGGCAAGGCCGTGCGCGAAACCCTCAACGCCGATGTGCCGCTGTCGGCCGACCATTTCCGTTATTTCGCCGGTTGCATCCGCGCCCAAGAAGGCGGGGCTGCAGAGATCAACGAGCTGACCACGGCCTATCACTTCCACGAGCCACTTGGCGTAGTAGGGCAGATCATTCCGTGGAACTTCCCGCTGTTGATGGCCGCCTGGAAACTCGCCCCGGCCCTGGCCGCCGGTAACTGCATTGTGCTCAAGCCGGCGGAGCAGACGCCGCTGTCGATCACCGTGTTCATCGAACTGATCGCCGACCTGCTGCCGCCCGGTGTGTTGAACATCGTCCATGGTTTCGGTCGCGAAGCCGGTGAAGCCCTGGCTACCAGCAAGCGCATCGCCAAGATCGCTTTCACTGGTTCGACCCCAGTCGGTTCGCACATCATGAAATGCGCCGCCGAGAACATCATCCCGTCCACCGTGGAGTTGGGCGGCAAATCACCGAACATCTTCTTCGAAGACATCATGCAGGCTGAGCCGGCCTTCATCGAAAAGGCCGCCGAGGGCCTGGTGCTGGCGTTTTTCAACCAGGGCGAAGTCTGCACCTGCCCATCGCGGGCCCTGGTACAGGAATCGATCTATGCGCCGTTCATGGCCGAAGTCATGAAAAAAATCGCCAAGATCAAGCGCGGCAACCCGCTGGACACCGAGACCATGGTCGGTGCCCAGGCTTCGCAGCAGCAATACGACAAGATTCTTTCGTATCTGGAAATCGCCCGGGAAGAGGGCGCTGAACTGCTGACCGGCGGCGCGGCCGAGCACTTGGACGGGGACTTGTCGAGCGGTTACTACATCCAGCCGACCCTGCTCAAGGGCCACAACAAGATGCGTGTGTTCCAGGAAGAAATCTTCGGCCCGGTGGTGGGGGTGACCACCTTCAAGGACGAAGCCGAAGCCCTGGCAATCGCCAACGACACCGAGTTCGGCCTCGGCGCCGGCCTGTGGACCCGCGACATCAACCGCGCCTACCGCATGGGCCGGGCGATCAAGGCCGGTCGCGTGTGGACCAACTGCTACCACCTGTACCCGGCTCACGCTGCGTTTGGTGGCTACAAGAAGTCCGGTGTCGGCCGTGAAACCCACAAGATGATGCTCGATCATTACCAGCAGACCAAGAACCTGCTGGTGAGCTACGACATCAATCCGTTGGGGTTCTTCTGA
- the ercA gene encoding alcohol dehydrogenase-like regulatory protein ErcA — translation MSLSPLRKFVSPEIMFGAGCRHNVGNYAKTFGARKVLIVTDPGVIAAGWVADVEASLQAQAIDYCICSAVSPNPRVEEVMLGAELYRENHCDVIVAVGGGSPMDCGKGIGIVVAHGRNILEFEGVDTLHVPSPPLILIPTTAGTSADVSQFVIISNQQERMKFSIVSKAAVPDVSLIDPETTLSMDPFLSACTGIDALVHAIEAFVSTGHGPLTDPHALEAMRLINNNLVQMIANPADIALREKIMLGSMQAGLAFSNAILGAVHAMSHSLGGFLDLPHGLCNAVLVEHVVAFNYNSAPDRFKVIAETLGIDCRGLNHRQIRTRLVEHLIALKRTIGFHETLGLHGVSTSDIPFLSQHAMHDPCILTNPRESSQRDVEVVYGEAL, via the coding sequence ATGAGCCTCAGCCCGCTGCGCAAGTTCGTTTCCCCTGAAATCATGTTCGGTGCAGGTTGCCGCCACAACGTCGGCAATTACGCCAAGACGTTCGGCGCACGCAAGGTGCTGATCGTCACCGACCCCGGAGTGATCGCCGCCGGATGGGTGGCCGACGTCGAAGCCAGCCTGCAGGCCCAGGCCATCGACTACTGCATCTGCAGTGCCGTATCGCCCAATCCACGGGTCGAGGAAGTGATGCTCGGCGCCGAGCTGTACCGGGAAAACCATTGCGACGTCATTGTCGCGGTCGGCGGCGGCAGCCCCATGGATTGCGGCAAAGGCATCGGCATCGTCGTTGCCCATGGTCGCAACATCCTCGAGTTCGAAGGCGTCGACACGCTGCACGTGCCCAGTCCGCCACTGATCCTGATCCCCACCACCGCGGGCACTTCGGCGGATGTGTCGCAATTCGTGATCATCTCCAACCAGCAAGAGCGCATGAAGTTTTCCATCGTCAGCAAGGCGGCGGTGCCGGACGTGTCGCTGATCGACCCGGAAACCACCTTGAGCATGGACCCGTTCCTGTCGGCCTGTACCGGCATTGACGCGTTGGTACATGCCATCGAGGCATTCGTGTCCACCGGTCACGGTCCGTTGACCGATCCCCATGCGCTGGAAGCGATGCGCCTGATCAACAACAACCTGGTGCAGATGATCGCCAACCCGGCTGACATCGCCCTGCGGGAAAAAATCATGCTCGGCAGCATGCAGGCCGGCCTGGCGTTTTCCAACGCGATCCTCGGTGCGGTGCATGCGATGTCCCACAGTCTGGGCGGGTTCCTGGATTTGCCCCACGGCTTGTGCAACGCGGTGCTGGTGGAACACGTGGTGGCGTTCAACTACAACTCGGCGCCGGATCGCTTCAAGGTGATTGCCGAGACGCTGGGCATCGACTGCCGGGGGCTCAACCACCGGCAGATCCGCACGCGCCTGGTGGAACACCTGATCGCCCTCAAGCGCACCATCGGGTTCCACGAGACCCTGGGGCTGCATGGCGTGAGCACCTCGGACATTCCGTTCCTGTCGCAACATGCGATGCACGACCCGTGCATCCTCACCAACCCTCGGGAGTCGAGCCAGCGGGATGTCGAGGTCGTCTATGGCGAAGCCCTCTGA